In the Desulfovibrio subterraneus genome, GCAAGGACGTCGCGAAAAAGACCCTGCAATGGTTGCTGAACCTTGCGGACGGCGGGCATGATCTCGTGTCCATGGCAGAGCGTTCGGGCCTGCCCCTTGCCGAGTTCCGTATTCAGGCGCAAAGGGCGGAACAGGCCGGACTGATCAAGTTGGCGGAGGTCCAGTAGTCTATGTGCGGAATTGCCGGTTACTGGGGCGACAGGCGAATCGCCGACGACAGGGCTGCCGCGGCCCTTGCCTGCCTGCGCCATCGCGGGCCGGACGGGTGCGGCGAGTTCCGGCATGAACGTGGCGGCAGGCATGTATTGTTGCTGCATACCCGTCTCAGCATCATCGACCTTGATGAACGATCGGCACAGCCCATGCGGTACGGAAACCACGTGCTGGCCTTCAACGGCGAACTCTACAATTATCTTGAGCTGCGCAGAAACATGCAGGCAGAGGGCGTGGTCTTCGGAACGGACAGCGATACGGAAGTGCTGCTGCGTTCCCTTGCCCGTTGCGGGGTCGATTCTGCCGATGTGCTTCCGGTGCTGGACGGCATGGAAGGCATGTGGGCCTTTGCCATGTACGACATGCAGCACGGCACGCTGGCCCTGTGCCGCGACAGGTTCGGCGAGAAGCCCCTGTTCCTGTACCGCTGCGACCATGGCGTGTATTTCGCGTCAGAGGTCAAGGCGCTGTTTGCCCTGCTCGGCAGGCGTCTGCCGGTGAACCGCACCAAGATTCTGCGGTATCTGGTGAACGGCTACAAATCCATCTACAAGAGCACGGATACCTTTTTCGAAGGCGTGGAAGAGCTGCCCAATGCCTGCTGGCTGCGGCTGGATGAGGCGTGCTCTCCCGTGCGGTACTGGACGCCCCGCATCGAACCCGACGAGGCCATGACGTATGAAGAGGCCGTATCCGGCGCACGCGCACACCTGCTGAAAGCCGTGGAACTGCGGCTGCGCTCGGACGTTCCCCTTGCCTTCTGCATGAGCGGCGGGGTGGATTCCAATGCGCTCATCAGCATTGCCCGCCGTGAATTCGGCTACCGCGTGCACGGGTTCACCGTGGTGAACAGCGACGGCCGCTATAATGAATGGGAATCTGTTGCGCGTTCGGTGCGCGAACTTGGGCTGGAGCATACGCCGGTACCTGTGGGCGGGCATGATTTTCTGGGCCGCCTTACCCGCATGGTGGGGGAGCATGATGCGCCTGTGTGCACCATTTCCTATTTTGCCCACCACCTGCTCATGGAACAGCTTGCTGCGGCGGGGTTCAAGGTTTCCATCAGCGGTACGGGCGCGGACGAGCTGTTTTCAGGCTATTACGACCATTATCTCATGTACCTTGCGGCGGTGCACGGCACTCCGCAGTACGGGCAGGCGCTGGATGACTGGAGCACCCATGTGCTGCCGGTGGTCATGAACCCGTTGTACCGCAATCCCCGCCTTTTTGTGGATAGCCCCGCCATGCGCGACCATGTGTTTGCCGATGCGTGCGAGGCGGAAAGCCGCATGGCCGTGCCGTTTCACGAGGCGTTTGCCGAAGAGAATTTTCATGGGGAACTGCTGCGGAACAGGATGATGAACGAACTCTTCCGCGAGGTGGTTCCGGCCATATTGCGGGAAGATGATCATAATGCCATGGCCTTTTCCGTGGAAAACCGTTCTCCGTTTCTGGATCGTGCGCTGCTGGAATTCTGCCTGCGCATTCCCACACGGCACCTCATGCGTAATGGATACAACAAGGCTGTTCTCCGGGATGCCGTGCGCGGCATAGCACCGGACTGCGTGCTTGATGCGCGGCGCAAGGTGGGATTCAACGGTTCGCTCGCGGAATTTCTTGATCTGGGTGACGAGTCGGTGCGGCGTTCGTTGCTGGCGGACAGTCCCGTCTTTTCGTTGGTTGACCGCAAGGCCTTCGGGGACATGCTCGGTTCAGGACGGTTGAGTGGTAACGACAGCAAGTTCCTGTTCGGTGTGCTCAGCACCAAATTTTTCCTTGAGGAGTTCGGAACGGATGTTTGATTTTCTGGCACTCATCACGGGCGGCGTTTATTGGAAGCTGCATAGCCTTGTAATCGGCTGGATTCTGCGCCTGTACGGTATCCGCGTGGGCAGGCGTCTGCATGTTCGCGGTGTGCCGCGCCTGAAAATTCGCGGCAGGGCAGAGAATATCATCATCGGCGACGATGTGACCATTCTGGGTACCATTGACCTGCGGAACCGGGAAAACGGCGTTATCCGCTTTTGCGACAGGGTCACCATTGACCACGACTGCCGGTTTGTCTCCGCGCGGGACGGCATCATCGAGGTGGGAGAAGATTCCGTCGTGACCGCATATGCCATCATCAACGGCGGCGGCAGCGTTCGTATCGGCAAGAAGTGTGTCATCGGTCCCCGGTGCAGTATCAACGCCAACGAGCATGTCTTCAGGCGGGATGTGCCCATCCGTGATGCGGGGTTTGTGCATGCGGATGTGATTCTCGGTGATGACTGCTGGCTTGCGGCCAATGTGGTGCTCATGAAGGGCGTGCACCTTGGCGAAGGTACCGTGGTCGGTGCCGGTGCCGTTGTGACGAAGGATACGGACCCGTACGGCATTTATGTCGGTATTCCCGCCCGAAAGATGGGCGAGAGAGAATAGAGAGGAAGCTCCATGCGTTATTGCACACAGTGTGTCATGCCGGATACCAAACCTTACCTCACCTTTGATGAAAAGGGTGTGTGTGCGGCCTGTCAGGCTCATGCGACTAAGTATGAAGGTGACAGGGCCATAGACTGGGAAGCACGGGAACAGCAGTTTGTCCGCCTGCTTGAAGAGGTGAAGGCCCAAAAAGCCCCTTATTATGACGTGCTTGTGCCCGTGAGCGGCGGCAAGGACAGCATAACGCAGGTGCACCGGTTGCTCGGCCACGGGCTGCGCATTCTGACCGTGAATGTGGATTACGGCATCAAGACCGAGATCGGGCATTACAACCTGCAGTGCATTCCCGCCATGGGCGCAAACCTGTTCACCTACCGGCCCGAGCTGCAACTGCACAAGGAGCTTATCCGCATCGGGTTCGAGCTGTACGGCGACCCGGATCTGATGAGCCATACCATGCTGCATGCGGCACCGCTGCATACGGGTCTCATGTTCAAGGTGCCGCTCATTCTGCTGGGAGAGAACTCGGCGTTTGAATACGGCGGCGATGCCTCCCTTTCCAGCCTGAGCGGTATCA is a window encoding:
- the asnB gene encoding asparagine synthase (glutamine-hydrolyzing), with the translated sequence MCGIAGYWGDRRIADDRAAAALACLRHRGPDGCGEFRHERGGRHVLLLHTRLSIIDLDERSAQPMRYGNHVLAFNGELYNYLELRRNMQAEGVVFGTDSDTEVLLRSLARCGVDSADVLPVLDGMEGMWAFAMYDMQHGTLALCRDRFGEKPLFLYRCDHGVYFASEVKALFALLGRRLPVNRTKILRYLVNGYKSIYKSTDTFFEGVEELPNACWLRLDEACSPVRYWTPRIEPDEAMTYEEAVSGARAHLLKAVELRLRSDVPLAFCMSGGVDSNALISIARREFGYRVHGFTVVNSDGRYNEWESVARSVRELGLEHTPVPVGGHDFLGRLTRMVGEHDAPVCTISYFAHHLLMEQLAAAGFKVSISGTGADELFSGYYDHYLMYLAAVHGTPQYGQALDDWSTHVLPVVMNPLYRNPRLFVDSPAMRDHVFADACEAESRMAVPFHEAFAEENFHGELLRNRMMNELFREVVPAILREDDHNAMAFSVENRSPFLDRALLEFCLRIPTRHLMRNGYNKAVLRDAVRGIAPDCVLDARRKVGFNGSLAEFLDLGDESVRRSLLADSPVFSLVDRKAFGDMLGSGRLSGNDSKFLFGVLSTKFFLEEFGTDV
- a CDS encoding acyltransferase, which translates into the protein MFDFLALITGGVYWKLHSLVIGWILRLYGIRVGRRLHVRGVPRLKIRGRAENIIIGDDVTILGTIDLRNRENGVIRFCDRVTIDHDCRFVSARDGIIEVGEDSVVTAYAIINGGGSVRIGKKCVIGPRCSINANEHVFRRDVPIRDAGFVHADVILGDDCWLAANVVLMKGVHLGEGTVVGAGAVVTKDTDPYGIYVGIPARKMGERE
- a CDS encoding N-acetyl sugar amidotransferase, with translation MRYCTQCVMPDTKPYLTFDEKGVCAACQAHATKYEGDRAIDWEAREQQFVRLLEEVKAQKAPYYDVLVPVSGGKDSITQVHRLLGHGLRILTVNVDYGIKTEIGHYNLQCIPAMGANLFTYRPELQLHKELIRIGFELYGDPDLMSHTMLHAAPLHTGLMFKVPLILLGENSAFEYGGDASLSSLSGINKAWFMKYAANGGRDAEFVSRTHGISMDRLTMYAFPDALEGSGTKAVFSGYFFRWDSEEHFRIAQTYGFRALDEPREGTYRTYVGIDEIINRIHQYFKVLKFGYGRATDHACEDIRAGRLTRDEARELVRRYDLQPVSDEYVDAFCAFLDRDRDWYEQVMERYRNSDIWKKDDYGRWYIPGHLEEA